In Trichocoleus desertorum NBK24, the following are encoded in one genomic region:
- a CDS encoding caspase family protein translates to MVNHWAIAIGINQYQFLQPLRYAQQDAQALRDFLVEEAGFPAEQCLLFTDTSSTRAERATYPTQGTLQAWIDDLCQQFVQPGDLVWCFFSGYGASYQGQDYLMPIDGDPSDISGTGISVRSLLQQFEATAAEIALVILDMNRTQGIQVDEPLSTQTLELARRLNIATILSCEPGEFSHEAANLHHGCFTAALLEGLRLGQCNTLADLDAFLRDRLPELTEHHWQPAQHPVVVVNPSEKRQQGILPRTLVTPAWDDFSYPAGTDTMAALDSDASRSSYSSPDERSPAGVGLSTLSVNPEQTNPGNTSNTSYASHSSPYKILSKLTNKPSASSGEPSKSNAQNPLGEPAAPEIPDSVFWRRFLVWGGLIAVFLCSGVIIRNLSAFTGRDTSIPVVSTSTQPTGFSQSTNATSPVVSPAVSPAPVRTATPSSAASPTASPDNSAASTPVPVAASNVPPDQLLPAAQAALQQQKSQEALRLLNQVPVNQQNAQYRNLKTQAEQRANQDLLEAARVTIRPNQASRFNQAIAQASKIKPGQPLYDQAQQDIQRWSQVILDLAEGRAKQGQFSEAIQTARLVPKNNAAVYGQAQQEIAQWQQKSQQQKANQAIINQAQGLLRRGEASSYSRAIASVRRIPSGQPGYLEAQRLAGEWSNIILGMAELRASRGRIQSALQTAALVPAGTPAYAQAQKAIADWKR, encoded by the coding sequence ATGGTGAATCACTGGGCGATCGCAATTGGTATCAATCAATATCAGTTCTTGCAGCCTTTAAGGTATGCCCAGCAGGATGCTCAAGCCCTGCGTGATTTTTTAGTGGAGGAGGCGGGATTCCCGGCTGAGCAATGCTTACTGTTCACGGATACTTCTTCAACCAGAGCGGAGCGGGCTACCTATCCTACGCAAGGAACGCTGCAAGCTTGGATTGATGACCTGTGCCAGCAGTTTGTGCAGCCTGGGGATTTAGTTTGGTGTTTCTTCAGCGGTTATGGGGCTTCCTATCAAGGCCAAGACTATTTAATGCCCATTGATGGTGATCCGAGCGATATTTCTGGCACTGGTATTTCTGTGCGATCGCTGTTGCAGCAATTTGAAGCGACTGCTGCCGAAATCGCCTTGGTGATCTTGGATATGAATCGGACTCAAGGGATTCAAGTTGATGAACCGTTAAGTACCCAGACGTTAGAACTAGCCCGTCGCCTCAATATCGCCACAATTCTTTCCTGTGAGCCAGGTGAGTTTTCTCATGAAGCTGCGAATCTGCATCACGGATGTTTTACTGCTGCTTTGTTAGAGGGATTGCGGTTGGGTCAGTGCAATACTCTAGCCGATTTAGATGCCTTTTTGCGCGATCGCCTGCCAGAGCTGACAGAGCATCATTGGCAACCTGCTCAGCATCCTGTGGTGGTAGTAAATCCGTCGGAAAAAAGGCAGCAGGGCATTCTACCCCGCACCCTGGTGACTCCTGCCTGGGATGACTTCAGTTATCCTGCTGGTACAGACACAATGGCTGCTTTAGACTCAGATGCCTCCCGCTCCAGCTACTCATCTCCTGATGAGCGATCGCCCGCAGGGGTCGGCCTCTCTACTCTGTCTGTGAATCCGGAGCAGACTAATCCGGGTAATACCAGTAATACCAGCTACGCCTCTCACTCTTCACCCTACAAAATCCTAAGCAAATTGACTAACAAGCCATCTGCCTCTTCGGGAGAACCTAGTAAGTCCAACGCTCAAAACCCTTTGGGCGAACCAGCAGCACCAGAAATTCCAGATAGCGTGTTTTGGCGGCGGTTTTTGGTTTGGGGAGGACTGATTGCGGTTTTCCTGTGTAGCGGTGTGATTATTCGCAACTTGTCGGCTTTTACCGGTCGGGACACTTCTATTCCTGTCGTTTCTACCTCTACTCAGCCAACGGGTTTCAGTCAGTCAACTAACGCCACGTCTCCGGTTGTTTCTCCGGCTGTCTCTCCTGCACCTGTCCGGACGGCAACTCCATCCTCAGCAGCAAGCCCAACAGCAAGCCCGGACAATTCTGCTGCTAGCACTCCAGTCCCAGTTGCAGCCTCCAATGTACCGCCTGACCAATTGCTTCCTGCGGCCCAAGCGGCTCTGCAACAGCAAAAATCTCAAGAAGCCTTGCGCTTGCTGAATCAAGTACCCGTCAATCAGCAAAATGCTCAATACCGTAATCTGAAAACTCAAGCAGAGCAGCGGGCCAATCAGGATTTACTAGAAGCAGCCAGAGTCACGATCAGGCCGAACCAAGCCTCGCGGTTTAATCAAGCGATCGCCCAAGCTAGCAAAATCAAGCCAGGTCAGCCGCTTTATGACCAAGCCCAACAAGATATTCAACGCTGGAGTCAAGTGATTTTGGACTTAGCAGAGGGGCGGGCAAAGCAGGGTCAGTTCAGCGAAGCAATTCAGACAGCCCGTTTGGTTCCCAAAAATAACGCTGCTGTGTATGGTCAAGCGCAGCAGGAGATCGCCCAATGGCAACAAAAATCTCAGCAGCAAAAAGCAAATCAAGCCATCATTAACCAAGCTCAAGGCTTGCTACGGCGTGGTGAAGCATCTTCCTACAGTCGAGCGATCGCCTCTGTCCGCCGAATCCCCTCTGGACAACCAGGCTATTTAGAAGCGCAACGATTGGCGGGAGAATGGAGCAATATCATCTTGGGAATGGCAGAGTTACGAGCCTCGCGCGGACGGATTCAGTCAGCTTTGCAAACTGCTGCGCTCGTCCCAGCCGGAACACCCGCCTATGCCCAAGCTCAAAAAGCGATCGCTGACTGGAAACGCTAA
- a CDS encoding GAF domain-containing protein, whose product MPEMQDLQLNIDHQDHEVLLHKITTCIRQSLELQEILIATVREMRSFLRTDRVMIYRFHADESGEVIAESIERDRLPSLWGLSFPADDIPPHARALFLKARQRSIVDLASEQIGLSPLDNPDTGVPLAGEDIRYRPVDPCHVAYLTAMGVKSSLVVPILHQDMRTQAGEPILWGLLVSHHAEPRAVTESELQVVQQVADQVSIAIAQSELLRQARAQAEKEASINQIAGMLHTLPTLQLQAALERAVTLLQGSGGRLYAFEPHTPSSFTLAICGSQPQMPGQAEPWVIEHSPMWQRYFQPGLQGESNKLICVTDLYREPQLRVLAPAFQATQIRGILVVPLQYRQQFLGYLSVFRDAIDTETMWAGRFDPDQRQLQPRNSFEVWRELKQGQALTWAPEDGELAIALGDHFSMAIQQQQLYQQIQGLNVSLELQVQKRTTELEQALESARLLRQVSDQIRSTLNLPTILQTIVREVRGLLDTDRVVIYQFVRGWRGEIVVEEVAGEWASILHEKYADECFPAEHAGLYQHGRVRAVDHVKQSDLHPCHIEFLSNLQVQANLVVPIRMGEQLWGLLIAHECRGPRPWRPFEIELLEQLADQAAIAIQQAELYEQSCATAAMATAQARQIEQTAEQQQALFEVITKIRESLDLQTIFQATAREVRQLLNVDRVGVFRFEPESSYQAGIFVSESLLPGFTSVLDLRVQDHCFGEQYAPFYQQGRIQAVSDLYAANLSNCHLKILERFQVRANLVVPLIQSDELWGLLCVHQCSQPHEWTTAEIEFVTQIAAQLGVAIQQAELLTQTQHQTVQLAQTLNELQQTQTQLIQTEKMSSLGQLVAGVAHEINNPVNFIYGNVSYASEYTKELLTLLQLYQQHYPQPERPIQDYAAAIDLDFLAADLPKMLASMKVGADRIRQIVLSLRNFSRLDQAEKKPVDIHEGIDSTLMILQHRLGLANDPLAIKVVKQYGLLPLVECYAGQLNQVFMNIISNAIDAIVNANQQRLDQGVPLNPGVIEIETELMHLENGAGSHMLIRISDNGPGMLETVRSRIFDPFFTTKPVGQGTGLGLSISYQIVVEKHGGILKCESQLDQGTQFLIEIPLRQSSVAPVAIAS is encoded by the coding sequence ATGCCAGAAATGCAGGATTTACAGCTCAATATTGATCATCAAGATCATGAGGTTTTACTTCACAAAATTACTACCTGCATTCGGCAATCTTTAGAGCTACAAGAAATTTTGATCGCGACTGTCCGAGAAATGCGGTCATTCCTGAGAACCGATCGCGTCATGATTTATCGCTTTCATGCAGATGAAAGTGGCGAAGTCATTGCGGAGTCGATTGAGCGCGATCGCCTACCTTCCTTATGGGGCCTCAGTTTCCCCGCCGATGATATTCCGCCCCATGCGCGGGCACTGTTCCTAAAAGCTCGGCAACGCTCCATTGTAGACCTCGCCTCCGAGCAAATTGGGTTAAGCCCTCTAGACAACCCAGACACCGGGGTACCTCTAGCAGGAGAAGATATCCGCTATCGCCCTGTAGACCCTTGCCATGTCGCGTACTTAACGGCAATGGGCGTGAAATCTTCCTTGGTGGTGCCAATTTTGCACCAAGATATGCGCACCCAAGCAGGAGAGCCGATTTTGTGGGGGCTGCTCGTGTCTCACCATGCTGAACCTCGTGCGGTCACTGAGTCAGAGTTACAGGTGGTGCAGCAAGTCGCAGACCAAGTTTCCATTGCGATCGCTCAATCAGAATTGTTACGGCAAGCCAGAGCGCAAGCGGAGAAAGAAGCCAGCATTAATCAAATTGCAGGCATGCTGCATACGCTACCTACGCTGCAACTCCAAGCAGCCCTAGAGCGGGCAGTTACGTTACTCCAAGGGTCTGGAGGTCGGCTCTATGCGTTTGAACCTCATACCCCTTCATCCTTCACCTTGGCGATTTGTGGCTCCCAACCCCAGATGCCAGGGCAAGCCGAGCCTTGGGTGATCGAGCACAGCCCCATGTGGCAGCGGTATTTCCAACCTGGGCTACAGGGTGAATCGAACAAGCTCATCTGTGTCACCGACCTCTATAGAGAGCCACAACTGCGAGTCTTAGCGCCTGCTTTCCAAGCCACTCAGATTCGTGGCATTTTGGTCGTGCCGCTCCAGTATCGCCAGCAATTCCTGGGCTACCTAAGTGTTTTTCGAGATGCGATCGACACTGAAACCATGTGGGCAGGACGGTTTGACCCCGACCAGCGACAACTCCAGCCCCGCAACTCCTTTGAGGTTTGGCGAGAACTCAAGCAAGGTCAAGCTCTGACGTGGGCTCCAGAAGATGGAGAACTGGCGATCGCATTAGGCGACCACTTCTCTATGGCAATTCAGCAGCAGCAACTCTACCAACAAATCCAAGGGTTGAATGTCAGCTTAGAGTTGCAAGTTCAGAAACGCACCACTGAACTAGAGCAAGCCTTAGAGTCTGCTCGTTTGCTCAGACAAGTCAGTGACCAAATTCGCAGCACCCTCAACCTGCCGACGATTTTGCAAACCATTGTGCGAGAAGTACGGGGCTTACTCGATACCGATCGCGTGGTGATTTACCAATTTGTCCGGGGATGGCGGGGAGAGATTGTCGTTGAGGAAGTAGCAGGAGAGTGGGCATCGATTCTGCATGAAAAATATGCCGATGAATGCTTCCCCGCTGAACATGCCGGATTGTACCAGCACGGTCGAGTTCGGGCGGTTGATCATGTGAAGCAATCTGACCTGCATCCTTGCCACATCGAGTTTTTAAGCAATCTGCAAGTGCAGGCTAACTTGGTCGTGCCGATTCGGATGGGTGAGCAATTGTGGGGCTTGTTGATTGCTCATGAGTGTCGGGGGCCTCGTCCTTGGCGTCCCTTTGAAATCGAGTTGCTAGAGCAATTGGCTGACCAAGCGGCGATCGCGATTCAACAGGCCGAGTTATATGAGCAAAGCTGTGCAACGGCAGCAATGGCAACAGCACAAGCTAGACAGATTGAGCAAACTGCTGAGCAACAGCAAGCCCTGTTTGAGGTCATTACCAAAATTCGGGAATCGCTAGATCTACAAACAATTTTTCAGGCAACAGCGCGAGAAGTACGCCAACTGCTCAACGTCGATCGTGTCGGGGTGTTTCGATTCGAGCCAGAGTCTAGTTACCAGGCTGGTATTTTTGTCTCCGAAAGTCTGCTGCCTGGTTTTACCTCGGTGCTAGACCTCAGAGTTCAGGATCACTGCTTTGGCGAACAGTATGCCCCGTTTTATCAACAGGGTCGCATTCAAGCGGTGTCTGATCTGTATGCTGCGAACTTGAGTAATTGCCACCTGAAGATTTTGGAGCGGTTTCAAGTCAGAGCCAATTTGGTAGTGCCGCTGATTCAAAGCGACGAACTCTGGGGCTTGTTGTGCGTGCATCAATGCTCTCAGCCTCATGAGTGGACAACGGCTGAGATTGAGTTTGTCACCCAAATTGCGGCTCAGTTGGGCGTCGCCATTCAACAAGCAGAACTGCTCACCCAAACGCAGCACCAGACGGTGCAACTCGCTCAAACCCTGAATGAACTGCAACAAACCCAAACCCAACTGATTCAGACGGAAAAAATGTCGAGCCTGGGGCAGTTGGTGGCTGGAGTGGCCCACGAAATCAACAATCCCGTCAATTTTATCTATGGCAATGTGAGCTACGCCAGCGAATACACCAAGGAGTTACTCACGCTCCTCCAGCTTTATCAACAACACTACCCTCAGCCTGAACGTCCGATTCAAGATTATGCTGCGGCGATCGATCTTGACTTTTTGGCGGCAGACTTGCCCAAAATGTTGGCTTCTATGAAGGTTGGAGCCGATCGCATTCGGCAGATTGTGCTGTCGCTGCGGAATTTCTCACGGTTAGACCAAGCCGAGAAAAAACCCGTAGATATTCATGAAGGCATCGATAGTACCTTGATGATTTTGCAACATCGCCTCGGATTAGCCAATGATCCACTAGCGATCAAAGTGGTGAAGCAGTATGGCTTGCTGCCTTTGGTGGAGTGCTATGCAGGTCAGCTCAACCAAGTCTTTATGAATATCATTAGTAATGCCATTGATGCAATCGTCAATGCGAACCAACAGCGCCTAGACCAAGGGGTTCCACTCAACCCAGGGGTGATTGAAATTGAGACAGAACTGATGCACCTAGAAAATGGTGCGGGTTCTCACATGCTGATTCGCATCAGTGACAATGGGCCTGGTATGCTAGAAACGGTGCGATCGCGGATTTTTGACCCCTTCTTCACCACTAAACCCGTGGGCCAAGGCACAGGGCTAGGTCTGTCGATCAGCTATCAGATTGTGGTGGAGAAACATGGCGGCATACTCAAATGCGAATCGCAACTTGACCAGGGAACCCAGTTCTTGATTGAGATTCCACTGCGCCAAAGCTCGGTTGCCCCAGTCGCGATCGCCAGTTAA
- a CDS encoding NADAR family protein: MTIYFYKVSDPYGCFSNFSPHPIDIADHTWATVEHYYQSQKFIGTEHESLITTIRGVNTPEEAAALGRDRCRAVREDWEQVKTEIMYQAVLTKFLTHPEIQAILLSTQDALIVEDSPTDYYWGCGSQGTGQNQLGKILMQVRQAIRLQLARKQPEISMTKDEFLE; this comes from the coding sequence ATGACCATTTATTTTTACAAAGTTAGCGATCCCTACGGCTGTTTTTCCAACTTTTCTCCCCACCCCATCGATATTGCAGATCACACCTGGGCCACGGTTGAGCATTATTACCAGTCACAAAAGTTTATTGGCACCGAACATGAGTCTCTAATCACCACAATTCGAGGGGTAAATACTCCTGAAGAAGCGGCGGCTTTGGGGCGCGATCGCTGTCGAGCAGTACGAGAAGATTGGGAACAAGTCAAGACAGAAATTATGTATCAAGCAGTTTTGACCAAGTTTTTGACTCATCCAGAGATTCAAGCCATTTTGCTCTCCACGCAGGACGCATTAATTGTGGAAGACTCCCCTACCGATTACTACTGGGGCTGTGGCTCTCAGGGGACTGGGCAAAACCAACTGGGTAAGATTTTGATGCAAGTTCGTCAAGCCATTCGGCTGCAACTAGCTCGCAAACAACCCGAAATCAGCATGACAAAAGATGAATTTCTAGAGTAG
- a CDS encoding DUF4129 domain-containing protein, with product MPTGSFEKTNIGWQTQQLLRQAGEWIELQLSKLSANPDRQAPQPLPSWLTDVIESFLRVAFWLLAGFCLLWIVWQLLKTFLPSLRTVKFPAWLQRSRIRPATNAQVSQLDAAGWFQRSQDYQRQGNYPEAFQALYFALLQYLSETNLVPLEASRTDGEYWQLVQDLPQAPLYQLLITTHEQLRFNNMAISLETLNRCQQAYQEIESRVAARSHPA from the coding sequence ATGCCAACAGGTTCTTTTGAGAAGACTAACATTGGCTGGCAGACCCAGCAGTTGTTGCGGCAAGCGGGAGAGTGGATTGAGCTACAACTGAGCAAACTCTCGGCCAACCCCGATCGCCAAGCTCCACAGCCTTTACCCAGTTGGTTAACGGATGTGATCGAATCCTTTTTACGGGTCGCTTTTTGGCTACTCGCGGGATTTTGTTTGCTTTGGATCGTTTGGCAGTTATTAAAAACCTTTTTGCCATCTCTGCGAACTGTAAAGTTCCCTGCTTGGTTGCAGCGATCTAGAATCCGCCCTGCTACGAATGCTCAAGTCAGCCAACTCGATGCTGCTGGATGGTTTCAGCGATCGCAAGACTACCAACGCCAAGGCAATTACCCAGAAGCCTTTCAAGCTCTGTATTTTGCGCTGCTGCAATATTTAAGCGAGACCAACTTAGTGCCTTTGGAAGCCAGCCGCACAGATGGCGAATATTGGCAGTTAGTGCAAGATTTGCCCCAAGCGCCGCTCTACCAGCTACTCATTACCACGCACGAGCAGTTGCGGTTTAACAATATGGCGATCTCGCTAGAAACGTTGAATCGTTGTCAGCAAGCCTATCAAGAAATTGAGAGCCGCGTTGCTGCTAGGAGCCATCCTGCATGA
- a CDS encoding DUF4350 domain-containing protein has product MNPAQNLSRRQMWFGLLIVGAIALLTLLAAPTQNVSRSGSTYSRTPDGYGAWYSFMAGRGTPIQRWQQPFEQLVQKQPDSKTSSQLGSQSGPQSSPEDQGKITLLQINSGLRGASLDDSQKAWVEAGNTLLLLGVHAPVTEATFRTLQTSESGDVRVETRRRHYLPKKDTTSLKLGDRFGAVVWQESLGQGRVIWATTPHLAANVYQDHRANYEFLAQLVTESKQPIWVDEYLHGYRDPSKATATAPEKRSRSLLAYLANTALLPGFIQVVILLLLGIWAHNRRFGQPISVTAPTVDNSKAYIEALAGVLHKAESSEFVIDTIRKEEQLQVQRALGLGNQLLDSEILLTAWTQQTGRPAAELADMLQLRSRGQRVSDRDLLVWLEKIQTVRHHLPRY; this is encoded by the coding sequence ATGAATCCTGCTCAAAATCTTTCTCGGCGGCAAATGTGGTTTGGGCTTTTGATCGTTGGAGCGATCGCTTTACTCACATTGCTGGCTGCTCCGACCCAGAATGTCTCCCGTAGTGGTTCGACCTATAGCCGCACTCCCGATGGTTACGGCGCTTGGTATAGCTTTATGGCCGGGCGAGGTACACCCATCCAACGTTGGCAGCAACCGTTTGAGCAACTGGTACAAAAGCAACCAGACTCAAAAACAAGTTCTCAATTAGGCTCCCAATCAGGCCCCCAATCGAGTCCAGAAGATCAAGGCAAGATCACGTTATTGCAAATCAACAGTGGGCTGCGGGGAGCGTCTCTGGACGATAGCCAAAAAGCTTGGGTTGAGGCAGGAAACACGCTGCTTCTTTTAGGCGTACATGCTCCTGTCACCGAGGCCACGTTTCGCACGCTGCAAACCAGTGAGTCTGGTGATGTGCGGGTAGAAACGCGCAGACGGCACTACTTACCCAAAAAAGACACAACCAGCTTGAAGCTAGGCGATCGCTTTGGCGCAGTGGTTTGGCAAGAATCTCTGGGACAAGGTCGAGTGATTTGGGCGACTACCCCTCATCTGGCGGCCAACGTCTATCAAGACCATCGCGCTAATTATGAGTTTCTAGCCCAATTGGTCACTGAGTCTAAGCAGCCAATTTGGGTAGATGAATATCTGCATGGCTACCGCGACCCCAGCAAGGCTACCGCCACAGCTCCAGAAAAGCGATCGCGCAGCTTGCTAGCCTATCTAGCAAATACCGCTCTTCTGCCTGGATTTATCCAAGTCGTAATATTACTCCTCCTGGGCATTTGGGCGCACAATCGTCGTTTTGGTCAGCCGATTTCAGTCACCGCTCCCACTGTAGATAACAGTAAGGCTTACATTGAAGCGCTAGCAGGAGTGTTGCACAAAGCAGAATCCAGTGAATTTGTGATTGACACGATTCGCAAAGAAGAGCAATTGCAAGTGCAACGGGCTTTAGGGCTGGGCAATCAGTTATTAGACTCTGAAATTTTGCTCACTGCTTGGACTCAACAAACCGGACGACCTGCCGCAGAATTAGCAGACATGCTACAACTGCGATCGCGCGGTCAACGAGTCAGCGATCGTGACTTGCTTGTTTGGTTAGAGAAAATTCAGACTGTTCGCCATCATCTGCCTCGCTATTAA
- a CDS encoding MoxR family ATPase, producing MTETHAVITRLGQALSQVIVGQPALVRQLLIALLANGHVILEGVPGTGKTLLVKVLAQLVQADFRRIQLTPDILPSDILGTNIFDLNTRSFILKKGPVFTEILLADEINRTPPKTQAALLEAMEEQQVTLDGESMPLPSLFWVIATQNSLEFEGTYPLPEAQLDRFLFKILVDYPDAKAEKQMLLNSQAGFQSRRLDLARLKAIATVEQILQARQAAKAVKVEEPVLDYLLAVVQRTRQHPDLALGASPRAAVAWLQVSKAQAWLSGRDFVTPDDIKAIAPPLLRHRLILRPEAQLDGLKIDAVVGSVLNQVPVPR from the coding sequence ATGACAGAAACGCATGCGGTCATCACTCGCCTAGGTCAGGCGCTCAGCCAAGTTATTGTGGGTCAGCCTGCTCTGGTGCGGCAACTGCTGATCGCTTTACTCGCTAACGGCCATGTGATCCTAGAAGGCGTACCCGGTACAGGCAAAACGCTCTTAGTCAAAGTATTGGCCCAACTGGTACAAGCTGATTTTCGCCGCATTCAGCTCACCCCCGACATTTTGCCGTCTGACATTTTGGGCACGAATATTTTTGATCTAAACACACGCAGTTTCATCTTAAAGAAAGGCCCGGTTTTCACCGAAATCTTGCTGGCAGACGAAATCAACCGCACGCCACCCAAAACCCAAGCGGCGCTGCTAGAAGCGATGGAAGAACAACAGGTGACGCTGGATGGCGAAAGCATGCCGCTACCGTCGTTGTTCTGGGTGATTGCGACCCAAAACTCGCTGGAATTTGAGGGTACCTATCCACTGCCAGAAGCGCAGTTAGACCGCTTTTTATTCAAAATCTTAGTTGACTACCCAGATGCTAAAGCCGAAAAGCAAATGCTGCTCAACAGCCAAGCAGGGTTCCAATCGCGTCGTCTGGATCTAGCTCGGCTCAAAGCGATCGCCACGGTGGAGCAAATTCTGCAAGCTCGCCAAGCTGCTAAGGCAGTCAAGGTCGAGGAGCCTGTCCTAGATTACTTACTAGCTGTGGTTCAACGTACCCGACAACACCCAGACCTAGCTTTAGGTGCTTCCCCTCGTGCCGCTGTAGCTTGGCTACAAGTCAGTAAAGCCCAAGCTTGGCTCTCTGGGCGAGATTTCGTCACTCCCGACGACATCAAAGCGATCGCGCCTCCCCTCCTCCGCCACCGCCTCATCCTCCGCCCCGAAGCGCAACTCGATGGCCTCAAAATCGACGCTGTGGTTGGCTCAGTCCTCAATCAAGTTCCAGTACCCAGATGA